The following are encoded together in the Phyllopteryx taeniolatus isolate TA_2022b chromosome 21, UOR_Ptae_1.2, whole genome shotgun sequence genome:
- the LOC133471539 gene encoding ribonuclease Y-like, translating to MEASNLENASEMEILRQAIQEVATQSQRDVETLRQEVQNAVGQTHRDAKTARQEARTLRQEVQKALGLNPLDMEALRQEIREQTQRDIEALRQELLNTVQRDMKVVRQESKRLRQEAQGMATLRQEWEEVRSNLCTLSDRMKVVAEHTGANAGPPKAIPWASARRKLRDTCWGISLPLAMTLCAVFGFGIGVTLS from the coding sequence ATGGAAGCCTCCAACCTGGAGAACGCGTCAGAGATGGAGATCCTCCGCCAGGCAATCCAGGAGGTGGCCACCCAAAGCCAGAGAGACGTCGAGACCCTCCGCCAGGAAGTGCAGAACGCTGTGGGGCAAACGCATCGAGACGCCAAGACCGCCCGCCAAGAGGCCAGGACCCTTCGCCAGGAAGTGCAGAAAGCCTTGGGCCTCAACCCCCTGGACATGGAGGCCCTACGCCAGGAGATCCGCGAGCAGACCCAGAGGGACATCGAGGCTCTCCGCCAAGAATTGCTCAACACGGTGCAAAGGGACATGAAGGTTGTCCGCCAGGAGTCCAAGAGGCTCCGCCAGGAAGCGCAGGGCATGGCGACCTTGCGCCAGGAGTGGGAGGAGGTCCGCAGCAACCTGTGCACGCTGTCGGACAGAATGAAGGTGGTGGCGGAGCACACCGGCGCCAACGCCGGGCCCCCCAAGGCCATCCCGTGGGCGTCCGCCAGGAGAAAGCTGCGGGACACCTGCTGGGGAATCTCACTCCCTCTGGCCATGACGCTGTGTGCCGTGTTTGGCTTCGGGATCGGCGTCACCCTGTCCTAG
- the plekho1a gene encoding pleckstrin homology domain-containing family O member 1-A isoform X1, with protein MKKSNHAGPGPQDPAHLGPPQPDKFGWLRKFCGRGIFRELWRSRYVVLRGEHLFISDKEVRDERKAQEVLDLADYERSEELRKAKSRSKKNHSRFTLIRCRRPGNAVPNLLFLAVSPEEKESWISALNAAIVKAKNRVLDQVIMEGDVLVHPTRDRAKIPQGRRLPTRGHLMTVASSSCHGMLTLDLVAEEEGFSSECDATSWENVFRAGSYGQVAAAEGGGRQRSGTDVSRLRVRTKEPKVKTGSLPRGSERSWGKYSHLEASNVHKSQQLQVRKKTTPWTDSLFEHIFFQVLHNHSRTPQPGKRTSIAGRSRCASMDEVLSSRPAMIRSELRSALGRRPADEEGGASVQPVGQLQSLIAQKMQRAQELLEEIRLQELQKAKAERERGGSSTFGKGVESPHLHHLRGGDSPQSRSSSSPRSRGGDSPGRRRKDSPRLRGRESPRSKARKNRSRDVDSPRSRGSRSPARTSDLPCLTDSPRNKTCDCTLEASNPLESLLLSLDPDSSTVDLPAESSSSLHSGDDSSCANHNKSKSLPESPDTGQNKTPQKTAKEEEELQKRRAEAERLLVEAMCSWQEAQEVLQEVKELQSHTLRRQRRRTYEKMTPTTPTSPIAPTSPEATGDVDTGDVATSPEDESESP; from the exons ATGAAGAAGAGCAACCACGCAGGACCG GGCCCTCAGGACCCGGCCCACCTGGGCCCGCCGCAGCCGGACAAGTTTGGCTGGCTGAGGAAGTTCTGCGGACGCGGGATCTTCAGGGAACTTTGGAGGAGTCGCTACGTGGTCCTCAGAGGAGAACACTTGTTCATATCGGACAAGGAG GTGAGGGACGAGCGCAAGGCTCAGGAAGTTTTGGACCTGGCCGACTACGAGCGCTCCGAAGAACTGAGGAAGGCCAAGAGTCGCAGCAAGAAGAACCACAGCCGCTTCACGCTCATAAGATGCCGACGGCCCGGGAACGCA GTTCCCAACCTTCTCTTCCTGGCCGTCAGTCCCGAGGAGAAAGAGTCGTGGATCAGCGCTCTAAATGCCGCCATCGTCAAGGCCAAGAACAGAGTTTTGGACCAG GTGATCATGGAGGGGGACGTGTTGGTGCATCCCACCAGAGATCGTGCCAAGATCCCGCAAGGACGCCGTCTTCCCACCCGTGGACACCTCATGACCGTG GCCTCCTCATCCTGTCACGGCATGCTGACCCTCGACCTGGTGGCCGAGGAGGAAGGTTTCTCCTCGGAATGCGACGCCACCTCCTGGGAGAACGTGTTCCGCGCGGGCTCCTACGGGCAGGTGGCGGCGGCCGAAGGAGGCGGACGTCAGCGCTCGGGGACGGACGTGTCCAGACTACGGGTCCGAACCAAAGAACCCAAAGTGAAGACGGGAAGTCTTCCCCGAGGAAGTGAGCGATCCTGGGGGAAATATTCCCACCTGGAAGCCTCCAATGTGCACAAGAGCCAGCAGCTACAGGTGAGGAAAAAAACCACGCCGTGGACGGACTCTTTATTTGAGCACATCTTCTTTCAGGTCCTCCACAACCATTCCAGAACTCCTCAGCCCGGGAAGAGGACCAGCATCGCGGGTCGGAGTCGATGCGCCTCCATGGATGAAGTCCTCTCCTCCAG GCCGGCCATGATTCGCTCGGAGTTGCGTTCGGCTCTCGGCCGACGGCCCGCGGACGAGGAGGGTGGGGCCTCGGTGCAGCCCGTGGGTCAACTGCAGAGTCTCATCGCGCAGAAGATGCAACGAGCGCAGGAACTGCTGGAGGAAATACGATTGCAG GAGCTGCAGAAGGCCAAAgcggagcgagagagaggaggaAGCTCAACATTTGGGAAGGGGGTGGAGTCTCCACATCTTCATCACCTCAGGGGCGGAGACTCGCCTCAATCCAG GTCATCCTCGTCTCCTCGTAGCCGTGGCGGCGACTCTCCTGGCCGCCGACGAAAGGACTCTCCGCGGCTGAGAGGTCGTGAATCTCCACGTTCCAAAGCCCGCAAGAATCGCTCCCGGGATGTCGATTCTCCTCGGTCCCGAGGCTCTCGCTCGCCCGCTCGTACCAGTGACCTTCCTTGTCTGACCGACTCGCCGCGCAACAAAACTTGCGACTGCACCTTAGAGGCGTCCAATCCACTGGAATCTCTACTACTCTCCCTCGACCCGGACAGCAGCACCGTGGATTTGCCGGCAGAATCCTCATCGTCGCTCCACAGTGGCGACGATTCGTCCTGTGCCAATCACAACAAATCCAAGAGCCTTCCCGAGTCGCCGGACACCGGTCAGAACAAAACGCCTCAAAAAACGgcaaaggaagaggaggagctcCAGAAGCGGCGTGCGGAGGCTGAGCGCCTCCTGGTGGAGGCCATGTGTTCCTGGCAGGAGGCGCAGGAAGTGCTGCAGGAGGTGAAGGAGCTGCAGAGCCACACGCTGCGACGCCAGCGCAGGAGGACCTACGAGAAGATGACGCCAACCACGCCCACCTCGCCCATCGCACCAACCTCGCCTGAGGCCACAGGAGACGTCGACACGGGCGACGTGGCGACATCGCCCGAGGACGAGTCTGAGTCGCCTTGA
- the plekho1a gene encoding pleckstrin homology domain-containing family O member 1-A isoform X2 → MKKSNHAGPGPQDPAHLGPPQPDKFGWLRKFCGRGIFRELWRSRYVVLRGEHLFISDKEVRDERKAQEVLDLADYERSEELRKAKSRSKKNHSRFTLIRCRRPGNAVPNLLFLAVSPEEKESWISALNAAIVKAKNRVLDQVIMEGDVLVHPTRDRAKIPQGRRLPTRGHLMTVASSSCHGMLTLDLVAEEEGFSSECDATSWENVFRAGSYGQVAAAEGGGRQRSGTDVSRLRVRTKEPKVKTGSLPRGSERSWGKYSHLEASNVHKSQQLQVLHNHSRTPQPGKRTSIAGRSRCASMDEVLSSRPAMIRSELRSALGRRPADEEGGASVQPVGQLQSLIAQKMQRAQELLEEIRLQELQKAKAERERGGSSTFGKGVESPHLHHLRGGDSPQSRSSSSPRSRGGDSPGRRRKDSPRLRGRESPRSKARKNRSRDVDSPRSRGSRSPARTSDLPCLTDSPRNKTCDCTLEASNPLESLLLSLDPDSSTVDLPAESSSSLHSGDDSSCANHNKSKSLPESPDTGQNKTPQKTAKEEEELQKRRAEAERLLVEAMCSWQEAQEVLQEVKELQSHTLRRQRRRTYEKMTPTTPTSPIAPTSPEATGDVDTGDVATSPEDESESP, encoded by the exons ATGAAGAAGAGCAACCACGCAGGACCG GGCCCTCAGGACCCGGCCCACCTGGGCCCGCCGCAGCCGGACAAGTTTGGCTGGCTGAGGAAGTTCTGCGGACGCGGGATCTTCAGGGAACTTTGGAGGAGTCGCTACGTGGTCCTCAGAGGAGAACACTTGTTCATATCGGACAAGGAG GTGAGGGACGAGCGCAAGGCTCAGGAAGTTTTGGACCTGGCCGACTACGAGCGCTCCGAAGAACTGAGGAAGGCCAAGAGTCGCAGCAAGAAGAACCACAGCCGCTTCACGCTCATAAGATGCCGACGGCCCGGGAACGCA GTTCCCAACCTTCTCTTCCTGGCCGTCAGTCCCGAGGAGAAAGAGTCGTGGATCAGCGCTCTAAATGCCGCCATCGTCAAGGCCAAGAACAGAGTTTTGGACCAG GTGATCATGGAGGGGGACGTGTTGGTGCATCCCACCAGAGATCGTGCCAAGATCCCGCAAGGACGCCGTCTTCCCACCCGTGGACACCTCATGACCGTG GCCTCCTCATCCTGTCACGGCATGCTGACCCTCGACCTGGTGGCCGAGGAGGAAGGTTTCTCCTCGGAATGCGACGCCACCTCCTGGGAGAACGTGTTCCGCGCGGGCTCCTACGGGCAGGTGGCGGCGGCCGAAGGAGGCGGACGTCAGCGCTCGGGGACGGACGTGTCCAGACTACGGGTCCGAACCAAAGAACCCAAAGTGAAGACGGGAAGTCTTCCCCGAGGAAGTGAGCGATCCTGGGGGAAATATTCCCACCTGGAAGCCTCCAATGTGCACAAGAGCCAGCAGCTACAG GTCCTCCACAACCATTCCAGAACTCCTCAGCCCGGGAAGAGGACCAGCATCGCGGGTCGGAGTCGATGCGCCTCCATGGATGAAGTCCTCTCCTCCAG GCCGGCCATGATTCGCTCGGAGTTGCGTTCGGCTCTCGGCCGACGGCCCGCGGACGAGGAGGGTGGGGCCTCGGTGCAGCCCGTGGGTCAACTGCAGAGTCTCATCGCGCAGAAGATGCAACGAGCGCAGGAACTGCTGGAGGAAATACGATTGCAG GAGCTGCAGAAGGCCAAAgcggagcgagagagaggaggaAGCTCAACATTTGGGAAGGGGGTGGAGTCTCCACATCTTCATCACCTCAGGGGCGGAGACTCGCCTCAATCCAG GTCATCCTCGTCTCCTCGTAGCCGTGGCGGCGACTCTCCTGGCCGCCGACGAAAGGACTCTCCGCGGCTGAGAGGTCGTGAATCTCCACGTTCCAAAGCCCGCAAGAATCGCTCCCGGGATGTCGATTCTCCTCGGTCCCGAGGCTCTCGCTCGCCCGCTCGTACCAGTGACCTTCCTTGTCTGACCGACTCGCCGCGCAACAAAACTTGCGACTGCACCTTAGAGGCGTCCAATCCACTGGAATCTCTACTACTCTCCCTCGACCCGGACAGCAGCACCGTGGATTTGCCGGCAGAATCCTCATCGTCGCTCCACAGTGGCGACGATTCGTCCTGTGCCAATCACAACAAATCCAAGAGCCTTCCCGAGTCGCCGGACACCGGTCAGAACAAAACGCCTCAAAAAACGgcaaaggaagaggaggagctcCAGAAGCGGCGTGCGGAGGCTGAGCGCCTCCTGGTGGAGGCCATGTGTTCCTGGCAGGAGGCGCAGGAAGTGCTGCAGGAGGTGAAGGAGCTGCAGAGCCACACGCTGCGACGCCAGCGCAGGAGGACCTACGAGAAGATGACGCCAACCACGCCCACCTCGCCCATCGCACCAACCTCGCCTGAGGCCACAGGAGACGTCGACACGGGCGACGTGGCGACATCGCCCGAGGACGAGTCTGAGTCGCCTTGA
- the plekho1a gene encoding pleckstrin homology domain-containing family O member 1-A isoform X3, producing the protein MEGDVLVHPTRDRAKIPQGRRLPTRGHLMTVASSSCHGMLTLDLVAEEEGFSSECDATSWENVFRAGSYGQVAAAEGGGRQRSGTDVSRLRVRTKEPKVKTGSLPRGSERSWGKYSHLEASNVHKSQQLQVRKKTTPWTDSLFEHIFFQVLHNHSRTPQPGKRTSIAGRSRCASMDEVLSSRPAMIRSELRSALGRRPADEEGGASVQPVGQLQSLIAQKMQRAQELLEEIRLQELQKAKAERERGGSSTFGKGVESPHLHHLRGGDSPQSRSSSSPRSRGGDSPGRRRKDSPRLRGRESPRSKARKNRSRDVDSPRSRGSRSPARTSDLPCLTDSPRNKTCDCTLEASNPLESLLLSLDPDSSTVDLPAESSSSLHSGDDSSCANHNKSKSLPESPDTGQNKTPQKTAKEEEELQKRRAEAERLLVEAMCSWQEAQEVLQEVKELQSHTLRRQRRRTYEKMTPTTPTSPIAPTSPEATGDVDTGDVATSPEDESESP; encoded by the exons ATGGAGGGGGACGTGTTGGTGCATCCCACCAGAGATCGTGCCAAGATCCCGCAAGGACGCCGTCTTCCCACCCGTGGACACCTCATGACCGTG GCCTCCTCATCCTGTCACGGCATGCTGACCCTCGACCTGGTGGCCGAGGAGGAAGGTTTCTCCTCGGAATGCGACGCCACCTCCTGGGAGAACGTGTTCCGCGCGGGCTCCTACGGGCAGGTGGCGGCGGCCGAAGGAGGCGGACGTCAGCGCTCGGGGACGGACGTGTCCAGACTACGGGTCCGAACCAAAGAACCCAAAGTGAAGACGGGAAGTCTTCCCCGAGGAAGTGAGCGATCCTGGGGGAAATATTCCCACCTGGAAGCCTCCAATGTGCACAAGAGCCAGCAGCTACAGGTGAGGAAAAAAACCACGCCGTGGACGGACTCTTTATTTGAGCACATCTTCTTTCAGGTCCTCCACAACCATTCCAGAACTCCTCAGCCCGGGAAGAGGACCAGCATCGCGGGTCGGAGTCGATGCGCCTCCATGGATGAAGTCCTCTCCTCCAG GCCGGCCATGATTCGCTCGGAGTTGCGTTCGGCTCTCGGCCGACGGCCCGCGGACGAGGAGGGTGGGGCCTCGGTGCAGCCCGTGGGTCAACTGCAGAGTCTCATCGCGCAGAAGATGCAACGAGCGCAGGAACTGCTGGAGGAAATACGATTGCAG GAGCTGCAGAAGGCCAAAgcggagcgagagagaggaggaAGCTCAACATTTGGGAAGGGGGTGGAGTCTCCACATCTTCATCACCTCAGGGGCGGAGACTCGCCTCAATCCAG GTCATCCTCGTCTCCTCGTAGCCGTGGCGGCGACTCTCCTGGCCGCCGACGAAAGGACTCTCCGCGGCTGAGAGGTCGTGAATCTCCACGTTCCAAAGCCCGCAAGAATCGCTCCCGGGATGTCGATTCTCCTCGGTCCCGAGGCTCTCGCTCGCCCGCTCGTACCAGTGACCTTCCTTGTCTGACCGACTCGCCGCGCAACAAAACTTGCGACTGCACCTTAGAGGCGTCCAATCCACTGGAATCTCTACTACTCTCCCTCGACCCGGACAGCAGCACCGTGGATTTGCCGGCAGAATCCTCATCGTCGCTCCACAGTGGCGACGATTCGTCCTGTGCCAATCACAACAAATCCAAGAGCCTTCCCGAGTCGCCGGACACCGGTCAGAACAAAACGCCTCAAAAAACGgcaaaggaagaggaggagctcCAGAAGCGGCGTGCGGAGGCTGAGCGCCTCCTGGTGGAGGCCATGTGTTCCTGGCAGGAGGCGCAGGAAGTGCTGCAGGAGGTGAAGGAGCTGCAGAGCCACACGCTGCGACGCCAGCGCAGGAGGACCTACGAGAAGATGACGCCAACCACGCCCACCTCGCCCATCGCACCAACCTCGCCTGAGGCCACAGGAGACGTCGACACGGGCGACGTGGCGACATCGCCCGAGGACGAGTCTGAGTCGCCTTGA
- the anp32e gene encoding acidic leucine-rich nuclear phosphoprotein 32 family member E — MDMKKRITLELGNRDPAEVAEMVVDNNHSLSGEVEGLSDEFIQLEVLSMINVGLNSLAKLPSLPKLRKLELSENNLSGSFETLSQKCPNLIYLNLSSNKIKELSNVEALQNLKNLQSLDLLNCEITSLVDYRDSVFELLPQVTYLDGFDQEENEAPDSETSEEDEDGEDEAGPTGDYEDEDHEDDDEDGSEGGEVGLSVRGKWATHQEEEDDDEEGDYGEEEAEEAERADAQGQKRKRDVEDDSEDDEDDDDD, encoded by the exons GTGGCCGAGATGGTGGTGGACAACAATCACTCGTTGAGTGGCGAAGTCGAAGGTCTCTCGGACGAGTTTATCCAGCTGGAGGTCCTCAGCATGATCAACGTCGGTCTGAATTCCCTGGCCAAGCTGCCCTCGCTGCCCAAACTCCGCAAG CTGGAGCTGAGTGAAAACAACCTGTCGGGTTCTTTCGAGACATTGTCGCAAAAATGCCCCAACCTGATCTACCTCAACCTGAGCAGCAACAAGATTAAGGAGCTGAGCAACGTGGAGGCGCTG CAAAACCTGAAGAACCTTCAGAGTCTGGACCTGCTGAACTGCGAGATCACGTCGTTGGTGGATTACCGCGACAGCGTTTTCGAGCTCCTGCCGCAGGTCACCTACCTGGACGGCTTCGACCAGGAGGAGAACGAGGCGCCCGACTCGGAGACGAGTGAGGAAG ACGAGGACGGCGAGGACGAGGCGGGCCCGACGGGCGACTACGAGGACGAGGACCACGAAGATGACGACGAGGACGGCTCGGAGGGAGGCGAGGTGGGGCTGAGCGTTCGTGGGAAGTGGGCCACGCATCAG gaggaggaagatgacgaCGAGGAGGGTGATTATGGCGAGGAGGAGGCAGAGGAAG CCGAGCGAGCGGACGCTCAGGGACAGAAGAGGAAGAGAGACGTGGAGGACGACAGCGAGGACGACgaagatgacgacgacgactaG